Proteins from one Bacteroides zhangwenhongii genomic window:
- a CDS encoding Gfo/Idh/MocA family protein has translation MKDSSTRSHVLRLAHDPIPTVHIGIIGLGNRGLLTLKRYLQIEGAEINALCEIREGNLEKARYLLKEANRPEAAGYTGTEGWKKMCESNGLDLVFICTDWLMHTPMAIFAMECGKHVAIEVPAAMSVEECWQLVDTAEKTRRHCIMLENCCYDPFALTTLNMARRGVLGEIMHVEGAYIHDLRSMYFAEESEGGYHNHWGKKYSIEHTGNPYPTHGLGPACQILDIHRSDRMEYLVSMSTHQAGMSEYARRMFGEYSPEANQKYLLGDVNTTLIHTVKGKTIMLQYDVSTPRPYSRLQTVCGTMGFAQKYPVPRIALEPNGDTPLQGEMLEKTLARYKHPFSATIGEEAHRKGLPNEMNYVMDYRLIYCLRNGLPLDMDVYDAAEWSCITELSEKSVLNKSMPMEIPDFTRGAWKDCKY, from the coding sequence ATGAAAGATTCTTCAACACGATCACACGTACTCCGATTGGCACACGATCCTATTCCTACGGTCCACATTGGTATTATCGGATTGGGTAATCGGGGATTACTCACTCTTAAGCGTTATCTGCAAATTGAAGGAGCCGAAATCAATGCTCTTTGCGAAATCAGGGAAGGAAACTTGGAAAAAGCCCGTTATCTATTAAAGGAAGCCAATCGTCCCGAAGCAGCCGGATACACCGGCACTGAAGGATGGAAAAAGATGTGTGAATCGAACGGATTAGATTTAGTCTTTATTTGCACGGACTGGCTAATGCATACTCCTATGGCGATTTTTGCGATGGAATGCGGCAAACATGTAGCGATTGAGGTTCCGGCAGCTATGAGTGTAGAAGAATGTTGGCAGTTAGTAGACACTGCGGAAAAGACAAGACGCCACTGCATCATGTTGGAGAACTGCTGCTACGATCCGTTTGCATTGACCACACTCAATATGGCACGTCGGGGAGTGCTGGGGGAAATCATGCATGTGGAAGGAGCCTATATTCACGACCTGCGCTCAATGTATTTCGCCGAAGAGAGCGAAGGCGGTTATCACAATCACTGGGGAAAAAAATACAGCATCGAACATACCGGCAACCCCTACCCCACGCATGGTTTGGGTCCCGCCTGCCAGATACTTGACATTCACCGCAGCGACAGAATGGAATATCTTGTTTCCATGTCCACTCATCAAGCAGGTATGAGTGAGTACGCACGCAGAATGTTCGGCGAATATTCACCGGAAGCCAATCAGAAATACCTCTTAGGAGATGTCAATACGACTCTTATCCATACAGTCAAAGGAAAAACAATCATGCTTCAATATGATGTATCCACACCTCGCCCGTATAGCCGTCTGCAAACAGTATGCGGCACAATGGGCTTTGCCCAGAAATACCCGGTTCCTCGCATCGCACTGGAACCTAACGGCGACACTCCCCTTCAAGGAGAAATGTTGGAGAAAACATTAGCACGCTACAAACACCCATTCAGCGCAACTATCGGAGAAGAAGCGCATCGCAAAGGATTACCCAATGAAATGAATTATGTTATGGACTATCGGCTTATCTATTGTCTGCGCAATGGCTTGCCACTGGACATGGACGTTTATGACGCTGCCGAATGGTCATGTATTACAGAGTTAAGTGAAAAATCAGTACTAAACAAAAGTATGCCGATGGAGATACCGGATTTTACCAGAGGGGCTTGGAAAGACTGCAAATATTAA
- a CDS encoding right-handed parallel beta-helix repeat-containing protein translates to MKTPLTLKTGLLAIFLICTVSVSANKTISVADFGLKPDSRINAVPFIQKAIKACKENPGSTLLFPKGRYDFWSQHATEKEYHETNTYDVNPKILAVLLKEINDLTIDGNNSEFIMHGRMQPFTLDHCQNITLKNFTIDWDIPLTAQGAVIESTPDYMEIEINACQYPYIIENKRLTFVGEGWKSGVWSIMQFDPKTHFVLPNTGDNLGWRSYDAIEVSPGRVRLSDPKREANKFYPAPGTILVLRHSTRDHAGIFIYHSTDTKMENLKLFHTCGLGILSQYSKNISFNDVHIIPNASKGRVLSGHDDGFHFMGCSGLLKIENCCWTGLMDDPINIHGTCSRIMEVLSPTRIKCKFMQDMSEGMEWGRPDEIIGFIEHNTMRTVATNKMKKFTALNKAEFIIELSKPLPTGVEVGYVIENLTCTPDAEIRNCHFGSCRARGLLVSTPGKVVIENNVFESSGSAILIAGDANAWYESGAVKDVLIRNNEFRYPCNSSLYQFCEAVISIDPEIPTPEQKYPYHRNIRIVDNTFHLFDYPIIYARSVDGLTFSNNTLIRNTTYQPYHYRKEGITLEACKSVVISNNKIEGDVLGRIVKFEKMKSSDIKISKNPFFRKAK, encoded by the coding sequence ATGAAAACACCTTTAACATTAAAAACAGGCTTACTGGCTATCTTTCTAATTTGCACAGTCAGCGTTTCTGCAAATAAAACTATCTCTGTTGCCGATTTCGGCTTAAAACCGGACAGTCGTATCAATGCAGTACCCTTTATACAAAAAGCAATCAAAGCCTGCAAAGAAAATCCGGGTTCTACGCTCCTATTTCCGAAAGGGAGGTATGATTTCTGGTCACAACACGCCACAGAAAAAGAATATCATGAAACTAATACGTATGACGTAAATCCTAAAATCCTTGCTGTACTGCTAAAGGAGATCAATGATCTCACCATTGACGGAAACAACTCGGAATTTATCATGCACGGACGGATGCAGCCATTCACTTTAGATCACTGCCAAAACATAACACTGAAGAATTTCACCATAGACTGGGACATTCCTTTAACCGCACAAGGCGCTGTCATCGAATCTACCCCCGACTATATGGAGATTGAGATCAACGCCTGCCAATATCCCTACATCATCGAAAACAAGAGACTGACCTTCGTCGGCGAAGGATGGAAAAGCGGCGTATGGTCCATTATGCAATTTGATCCCAAGACCCATTTCGTTTTGCCCAATACAGGTGACAATCTAGGATGGCGCAGCTATGACGCGATAGAAGTAAGTCCCGGACGTGTCCGCCTGTCTGACCCTAAAAGAGAAGCGAACAAGTTCTATCCCGCACCGGGCACTATCCTCGTATTGAGACATAGTACCCGCGATCATGCCGGAATCTTCATCTACCACAGTACAGACACAAAGATGGAAAATCTGAAACTGTTCCACACGTGCGGGCTTGGCATTCTGTCGCAATATAGTAAAAACATTTCATTCAATGATGTCCATATCATCCCAAACGCCTCTAAAGGACGCGTATTGAGCGGACACGATGACGGCTTCCACTTTATGGGATGCAGCGGTTTGCTTAAAATAGAGAATTGTTGTTGGACAGGACTCATGGACGACCCCATCAACATTCACGGAACTTGTTCGCGCATTATGGAAGTCCTCTCTCCTACCCGCATCAAATGCAAATTCATGCAAGATATGAGTGAAGGTATGGAATGGGGACGCCCGGATGAAATAATCGGTTTCATCGAACATAATACAATGCGTACAGTAGCTACCAACAAAATGAAAAAGTTTACAGCATTAAACAAAGCCGAATTTATCATTGAATTATCCAAGCCCCTCCCCACCGGAGTTGAAGTAGGATATGTAATAGAGAATCTGACCTGTACTCCCGATGCGGAAATACGTAACTGCCATTTTGGAAGTTGCCGTGCACGCGGCTTGCTCGTATCCACTCCGGGAAAAGTCGTCATAGAGAACAATGTTTTCGAATCGAGCGGTTCCGCCATTCTGATTGCCGGAGACGCTAACGCCTGGTATGAATCAGGAGCTGTGAAAGATGTATTAATACGCAACAACGAATTCCGTTACCCCTGCAACTCATCACTTTACCAGTTCTGCGAAGCGGTAATCAGCATTGATCCCGAAATTCCTACCCCGGAACAAAAGTACCCGTATCACCGCAATATCCGGATTGTAGACAACACATTCCATCTTTTTGATTACCCGATTATTTATGCCCGCTCGGTAGATGGTTTAACATTTTCGAACAATACGTTAATACGCAACACAACCTATCAGCCCTATCACTACCGCAAAGAAGGTATCACGTTGGAAGCCTGCAAGTCCGTCGTTATCTCAAACAATAAAATAGAGGGTGATGTATTAGGACGTATTGTCAAATTTGAAAAGATGAAATCATCGGATATCAAAATCAGTAAAAATCCATTCTTCCGGAAAGCCAAATAA
- a CDS encoding RNA polymerase sigma-70 factor, whose product MEEKLVIDRLKGGDAEAFTILYNRYWLKVYNFAQLYIISSSELSEVVQDVFLKVWESKEILDADKNFDGFLFMITRNIIFNYSRRYFIDLNFRMTALRGIEESYEIEEELDAVDLKNYIDSLVAQLPPKRQQIFKMSREEHLSCKEIAERCGVGEKAVERQITLALKFLKDNLPLFMLFVRVV is encoded by the coding sequence ATGGAAGAGAAGCTGGTTATAGACAGACTGAAAGGTGGCGATGCGGAAGCGTTTACTATCTTGTATAATCGTTATTGGCTAAAAGTTTATAACTTTGCGCAACTTTACATTATATCTTCCTCCGAATTGTCGGAAGTGGTTCAAGATGTGTTTTTGAAAGTCTGGGAGTCGAAAGAAATACTGGATGCTGATAAGAATTTTGATGGATTTCTTTTTATGATAACCCGAAACATCATATTCAATTATTCGCGTAGATATTTCATTGATTTGAATTTTAGGATGACGGCTCTGAGGGGAATTGAAGAATCATACGAAATAGAAGAAGAACTGGATGCTGTCGATTTGAAAAATTATATTGATAGTTTGGTTGCGCAGCTTCCTCCCAAGAGACAACAGATCTTCAAAATGAGTCGTGAGGAACATCTGTCGTGTAAAGAAATTGCTGAACGTTGTGGAGTAGGGGAAAAAGCAGTGGAACGGCAGATCACTTTAGCCTTGAAATTTCTAAAAGATAATCTGCCGTTGTTTATGCTATTTGTTCGTGTTGTCTAG
- a CDS encoding FecR family protein has protein sequence MNNIQRMDKKSIIKILLTGRLTKSQRKDIADLDFVNTEIKKQWDESGNRMVDMAIKEQIWKKVKAKSIHKKQNKNFVEQKWYFIAASVTLLLAVGGLWLSSQGDKSGKEFIEITAQESQVHVLPDSTKVWMESGSSIRYAKVFNQNRKVWLKGNSLFEVYKHEKSTFQVYINKAFIEVKGTCFLVKQSNAEKNEITLFHGKIEFNVESTGKKTVMKPMQKMVYNPTNAQTEIRNIIHVNWKDGKFHFKDVPLQQLIKTINQIYDTNIVLDKMINHESAFTGIIRYDEPLEDVISKICFSLNLTQEKQKNHIMIKNE, from the coding sequence ATGAACAATATACAAAGAATGGATAAAAAGAGCATAATCAAGATTTTACTGACAGGTAGACTGACAAAAAGCCAACGCAAAGATATCGCGGACCTGGATTTTGTAAATACAGAAATAAAAAAGCAATGGGATGAGTCCGGAAACAGAATGGTTGACATGGCAATAAAAGAGCAAATATGGAAAAAAGTAAAAGCGAAAAGCATCCACAAGAAACAAAATAAAAATTTCGTGGAACAAAAATGGTACTTCATCGCAGCTTCCGTCACTCTTTTGTTAGCCGTCGGAGGATTATGGTTAAGTTCTCAAGGAGATAAATCCGGAAAAGAATTCATCGAAATCACAGCTCAAGAGAGTCAAGTTCATGTTTTGCCGGATAGTACCAAAGTATGGATGGAAAGCGGAAGTTCCATTCGATATGCCAAAGTATTCAATCAGAACAGAAAAGTGTGGTTGAAAGGCAATTCGCTATTTGAAGTGTATAAACATGAAAAAAGTACTTTTCAAGTTTATATAAACAAGGCTTTCATAGAAGTAAAAGGTACTTGTTTCCTCGTCAAACAGTCCAATGCCGAAAAAAACGAAATCACACTGTTTCATGGCAAGATTGAATTCAATGTAGAGTCTACCGGAAAGAAGACAGTGATGAAACCAATGCAAAAAATGGTCTATAACCCGACCAATGCACAAACTGAAATAAGAAATATCATCCATGTAAACTGGAAAGACGGAAAATTCCATTTCAAGGATGTCCCTCTGCAACAGCTTATCAAAACAATCAATCAGATATATGACACGAACATCGTACTGGACAAAATGATTAACCACGAATCGGCATTCACAGGCATTATCCGCTACGACGAACCACTCGAAGATGTCATCAGCAAAATTTGCTTCAGCTTAAACCTTACCCAAGAAAAACAAAAAAATCATATAATGATAAAGAACGAATAA